CCTGCTCGAGGTTCAGTACATAGCCATATTTCACGCGTCCGCGCCGAGTCTGCGTGATGTCGAGATTGAGTGCGGGATTGTCCAGCGTTTCGCGGAAGCTGCCCATGTTGGCGCTGTCGACCCAACCCATGGTCCGAAGCTTGCCGGGCTGGCCGAGCAGCGAGAAGCGCGTCTCGAGCTCAAGCACGTACTGGCCGCGTTCGCCGACCCTGGTGTCGAAATGATTGGAATTGGATTCCGAGACCATCAGGAAATAGCCGCCGCGCAGCGCCCATTGCTTCTGGTTCAGCTCGGCAGTGACGCCGTAGGTGAGGCCGACCTTGTCGGCGGAATAGTCGAAGGCGCCGGGCGCCCAGATCGACCAGTTCATGAAGTCCCTGCGGGTGTCCTTGGCGTAGGCATTGCCATCGAACACGTCGACCACTGCGAACTTGCCGGCCTGAATCGTGAGGCGCGACACGTCGACTTTCTGGCCCAGCTGCAGCTGCCCGCTCGCAAGCTCCTCCTGCTCGCCGCCAAAACCGAACGTCTGGCGCACGAACAGGCGCGAGGTGTTGTAGTGCGGATAGGGGAAGTTCGACTTCTGCGCTTCGCCGTTCGGGAAGCCGGCAGCGCCGACGGTGTCGTTCAATCCAAATCCCTGGAGCAGCTCGGGATTGTAATAGACCTCGCCGCCGTCCCACAGCCGCGCGTTCAGGAACAGGCTGTTGCTCCATGTCGCTTTCGCCTGCCGCGACGGCGACAGCGAGTTCGGTCCGCTATAGAGCGCGGGGAATGACGGATAGCCTTGCGGCAGGTAGGTGGTCTGGCCGTGGATCTCCCAGCGATCGGATTCCGTGTCGATCAGCGAGCTCTTTGGATCGTAGCTGGGCAGGCCCGGCCAATCGACCTTGCGATTGAGGCCGAGCCTGACCTGCTGGAAGTCGAGCGACGAGGACGAGTATTGCGCCCCCGTGGAGAAGGCGACATTGGCGCCGTCGAAGCGGCTGTAGAGATATTCGAGCCGTGCGCTCCAATGCGGCGCGAAGCCGTATTCGATGCCGGCGCCCGCGATCCAGCCCGGCCGCGTGTTCAGGATTTTCGGGACGTCGGCGCCGGAGGCGGGCGTGTCGAAATAGCGCTCGCCCATCCATGCAAAGCCGCCGGTGGCGTAGACCAGCCACGGGCCACTGGTGTAGCCGACGCGGCCGCGGACACTCGCCGCGTAGTCCCATTGCTGCGTGACGGTGTTGGCGGGTGTCGCCAGGAAGGAGACGATCGAGTTCGAGGTGATGTAGTTGGGAAACGTAAAATCGCCTTCGACGCCGACCAGCCAGCCGGAGTTGAGCCGGTAATTGTAGCCGGCCTGGACGCCGCCGATCATGCCGCTGAAGACGCCATTGTTGCCGATGGCGGTGCCGTCGTTCAATGCGGAATGCGACGAGCCGTGGCTATAACCGGCATGCGCGCCAATATAGAGGCCGGTCCAGTCATAAACCGCCTTCAGCATCGGCGCCTTCAGCGGCAGGTCGGCCGCGTGGCCGGTAGCGGGTAGAGCCAGCACGCCCGTGGCAATCGCCGCCGCCGTTCGCAAGTACCAGTGTCGATGATCTCTCAGCGTCAAACGCACGCCCCCACAACGCGACTTATGTCCCATTCCCCGCAACCGGCATCCCTGCCGATTCGCGGCGATCTTGTCATCAGGTCTTGGTTGGCCCCCGATTGCTTCGGATGATCCAGATCCGATGTGATTTCGTCCAAGTCC
This genomic stretch from Bradyrhizobium daqingense harbors:
- a CDS encoding carbohydrate porin translates to MRTAAAIATGVLALPATGHAADLPLKAPMLKAVYDWTGLYIGAHAGYSHGSSHSALNDGTAIGNNGVFSGMIGGVQAGYNYRLNSGWLVGVEGDFTFPNYITSNSIVSFLATPANTVTQQWDYAASVRGRVGYTSGPWLVYATGGFAWMGERYFDTPASGADVPKILNTRPGWIAGAGIEYGFAPHWSARLEYLYSRFDGANVAFSTGAQYSSSSLDFQQVRLGLNRKVDWPGLPSYDPKSSLIDTESDRWEIHGQTTYLPQGYPSFPALYSGPNSLSPSRQAKATWSNSLFLNARLWDGGEVYYNPELLQGFGLNDTVGAAGFPNGEAQKSNFPYPHYNTSRLFVRQTFGFGGEQEELASGQLQLGQKVDVSRLTIQAGKFAVVDVFDGNAYAKDTRRDFMNWSIWAPGAFDYSADKVGLTYGVTAELNQKQWALRGGYFLMVSESNSNHFDTRVGERGQYVLELETRFSLLGQPGKLRTMGWVDSANMGSFRETLDNPALNLDITQTRRGRVKYGYVLNLEQAITDDIGLFGRWSWNDGRFETLAFTDVHRSLAAGLSIKGTKWGRPDDVIGIGGAVNAISQDYRDFLAAGGLGVLVGDGALNYRNERILETYYAYALNKNLTLTGDYQLIVNPAYNADRGPVSVFSGRLHGEF